Part of the uncultured Desulfobacter sp. genome, CGTAATCATCCATTATAGATCCTTAATTTTAAGTCTGAAGCAAGCAGGCGTTAAGTCCGCAACGGTCTGCGGCAGCCCGGTCCAGCATACGGGCCAGTGCTTTGGGTTTTCCCGGAAAGACCCCAAAGGTTTTCATCCACACCTCCTCATCTTCCATGCAAAAATAGACGGTAACATCAGGTGCAAGCTGCCGGAACACAGCCGCAAGACGCTGGTACATGGCGATGCGTAACGGCTTGAAGTAACGCATCTTATTATCAAGCCCCGTGATAAACTCTCCATAGGGAATGGTGGATTCGGGAAACCGTGCTTCAATGATGGATTTCAGATGGGGCATGAACCGGAACGTGCCGATGGAAATCCAAACGACATCTTTGGGGCTGACATGGTTGAAGATATCTTCAATCACCCGTTCATAGGCTGTTTCGCAATCAGGGTACAGGAAAATGGGATCAAAATGGAAAGCCACCCGAAACCCCTTGGCCACCGCTTTGGCGGCGGCCTTAAGCCGGGCGGCCAGCGTGGCGGTACCTCGCTCCTGGGAGGCAATCATCTCGGGGGTGTTTACGGACCAAGAGAGAATGGTCTTCCGGTTGTGCGCCAGATCCAAAAGCGAATCTATGTTAACGGTTTTTGTTTTCAGTTCAAGAATCGCCCGGTCCTGGGCGGCAAATTTTTCAACCAGAAACTTGGGCATCAGACTGACCGGTTCCCAGATCAGAGAATCGGTATACTCGCCGGTGCCGATGCGTAAAATTTCTTTTCCTTGGAAAATCGGGTCCAGTGCGGCCGTATACCGGTCAAAACCTGCAAAATATTGGAGCACTGGTGGATGAAAATAGGCCTGTAGAATACAATAGGAGCAATCCATGGTACAAAACGTGCCGCAATGTAAAATGGTGTAATCACAGCAGGTGTAATGGCTGGTGCCCGGACACTGGCGAATCAGGGCGCCTTTGTTGCTGGTAATGTAAAGCACCTCTTTGGCAAATCCCACGGGATCATCAGCCTGGTTGATCAGGTCGTACACAGGCTTTGAATCTTCAACCGTCTCCGGTTCCGGTGTAACTTTTGAAATCAGGTACTCAATTTCCGGTGTCCGATCCAGATCCTTGTCCATGAATACCCGGGTCGGCCGAATCATATTTTATTGTCCATAAGATCTTTGAATTCAGAACGGTTCGCAAGTTCAGTCAGGCGATTGAGCTGTGCTTTAAACTCATCCACATTTTTAAATGCCAGTTGCATGGTATATACCATACCCTCAAAATTTTCAGGAACGGCCAGTTGTAACCCGGCATCCAGTCCAAACCCATTGATCTTTTCCCGGGCGTTGTCTTTAGCTGCCGTCAGCACAGGAAACCGTCTTTGGGCAAGAAATGCCTTGAACTGCTTTCCAAGGGCATTCATATCCCGATGCCCGTCTGCTTGGGGGGCATGGTTACCTCTTGTGCCTAAAGGGCTTTGCCGGATGAGCGTTGCCGGGCTGATTTTCTCAAGGGCGCATATCTCTTTTGTCCAGGTAATAATTTCCATCTGAATGCCTGAGGATACTTTGATCCGGGAGAAAAGCAGCAGAAACTCAGTTTGGGTCTCTGCATCCATGGACATAAGAAACTTGCACGCCTTGATGGATATTTTATTATCATCCAAAAGATCGAGGACCGCATCCGGCATGGCATAAATACCAGCCAACGTGTTGATATATCCGGTATTCATCGGCCGGTTAAAGAGTGATGCAGCGTTTCTTGCAATATCCTTGGCATCCATAAAACGCAATAAAAGCCCGGTGGCCCGAACAAGCTCGGACGCACTCAGTTCCCTTGAAAATGCATTTTCGGTCACAGCAGAGATGGCCGCATCGCTCTCTTTTCCTACAGGCATGACACGGCAGGTGATTCGGGACACCTTTGCATGCAGGGCCGCTTCAATTCGCCTGAACCCCGACACCACAATGTATTTGTCCCATATATGCAAAACCAAAGGCGCAACAGCAATGCCATATTGGGAAATGGACGCCGATAGCGATTCAATATTTTGATTGGGCCCTGTAACGCGAAACCCGGTGTCTGAAAGGTCAATCTCAGACACCGGGATATCAGTAAATGTCATCTCTGTCATAAATCAGATGGTGTTCCCGGTCAGTCGGGTAAAAATTTCCTTGTAGGTTTTGCTGGTGTTGTCAATGATATCCTGGGGAAGGCTGGGACCCGGCGGGGTTTTATCCCAGCCTGAATTGGTCAACCAGTCCCTGACCGTCTGTTTGTCAAAGCTCTTCTGCCCCCTGCCCGGTGCGTAATCATCCAGAGGCCAGAATCTGGATGAATCCGGGGTCAATATTTCATCAATAAGGATAATTTCACCGTCAAGCAGGCCAAACTCAAATTTTGTATCCGCTATGATAATGCCTTTTTCCAGGGCAAACGCAGCACCGCGGTTATAAATTTCAAGGCTTAAGTCCCGTAGTTTTTCTGCGGTCTCTTTGCCGATAATGTTTACAGCCTCATCAAAACCGATATTGATGTCATGATCACCGATTTCAGCCTTGGTGGACGGCGTAAACAACGGCGTCTCAAGCTTGTCGGACTCCTTGAGCCCCTGGGGCAGCTTGATATTGCAGACATGACCTTCGGATTGATAGGATTTCCAGCCCGACCCCGAAATATAGCCCCTGACAATGCACTCCACAGCCATGGGTTCGGCCTTTTTCACCAGCATGCTGCGGCCGTCAAGCTGATCTTTATATTTGTGAAATTCCTGGGGGTAATCATTTACATCGGTACTGATAATATGATTTTTAACGATGCTTTCCATCTGTTTGAACCAGAACACGGAGATTTGGTTCAACACCTTGCCCTTGTCCGGGATGGCGTCGGGCAGTACCACGTCAAACGCGGAAAGCCGATCGGTTGTCACCATAAGCAGGGCATCGCCCGTATCAAAAATGTCCCTGACCTTTCCTTGCCTGATCAGCGGCAAACCTTCATATTCTGTTCCGGGTATAATGCTCAAGCCGTCCTCCTGTACTTGCAATTTAATTTAAAATTTTGCTTATAAATTTATCACATAATGACTCATATTACTATCAAGCCGTTTAAAATAAGCGTGAAAACGATTTTTTCAAGACCGTCCGGACAGGGAAATTACATGGGGTCCAGATCATTAAGATAACCAAGTGGTAATATACAACTATATCGTTTTCAGGTGAAGTGTGATAATAATAAGGTTTAACTTAATTTAAAAATTAAAGGTTTCTAAATGGAAAAAAAAGTTGACCCAAAAACTCCCGCAGTTACCAAGAAACTGACCAAAAAAGACTTTTTGGTACCCGCAGGGAAAACCAAGGTCAGTTCCTCCAAAGCCCTTGTTAAATCTGATCCCATTCAAAGTTACCTTAACGAAATCAACCGATATAAACTTTTAACCCGGGAGCAGGAAATTGAACTGGGCCGGCGGATTCAAGAAGATAACGACCAGGAAGCCGCTTATATCATGACCACATCCAACCTGCGCCTGGTGGTAAAAATCGCTTTGGAATTTCAACGCATCTGGATGCAGAACCTGCTTGATCTTATCCAGGAGGGCAATATCGGTCTTGTCCGGGCCGTCAAAAAATTTGATCCCTATAAAAATGTCAAATTTTCCTATTATGCATCATTCTGGATCAAGGCATATATCCTTAAATTCATCATGGACAACTGGCGGATGGTTAAAATCGGGACCACCCAGGGGCAGCGCAAGCTTTTTTTCAGACTGAAAAAAGAGAAACAGTTGCTCATTGAGCAGGGTTTTGACCCCAAGCCCAAGCTCCTGTCCG contains:
- a CDS encoding spore photoproduct lyase family protein codes for the protein MIRPTRVFMDKDLDRTPEIEYLISKVTPEPETVEDSKPVYDLINQADDPVGFAKEVLYITSNKGALIRQCPGTSHYTCCDYTILHCGTFCTMDCSYCILQAYFHPPVLQYFAGFDRYTAALDPIFQGKEILRIGTGEYTDSLIWEPVSLMPKFLVEKFAAQDRAILELKTKTVNIDSLLDLAHNRKTILSWSVNTPEMIASQERGTATLAARLKAAAKAVAKGFRVAFHFDPIFLYPDCETAYERVIEDIFNHVSPKDVVWISIGTFRFMPHLKSIIEARFPESTIPYGEFITGLDNKMRYFKPLRIAMYQRLAAVFRQLAPDVTVYFCMEDEEVWMKTFGVFPGKPKALARMLDRAAADRCGLNACLLQT
- a CDS encoding RNA polymerase factor sigma-32, with product MEKKVDPKTPAVTKKLTKKDFLVPAGKTKVSSSKALVKSDPIQSYLNEINRYKLLTREQEIELGRRIQEDNDQEAAYIMTTSNLRLVVKIALEFQRIWMQNLLDLIQEGNIGLVRAVKKFDPYKNVKFSYYASFWIKAYILKFIMDNWRMVKIGTTQGQRKLFFRLKKEKQLLIEQGFDPKPKLLSERLGVSEKEVVDMDQRLANWDLSLDEPLKDDSNTERIEFINVDSDSSEDQLAKKEIEDILYTKVDEFKKTLNDRELDIFDRRIFSDSPQTLQEIGEVYSISRERVRQIENNIIKKMKAYFKKDMPDFDMYDHDQ
- a CDS encoding phosphoribosylaminoimidazolesuccinocarboxamide synthase, translated to MSIIPGTEYEGLPLIRQGKVRDIFDTGDALLMVTTDRLSAFDVVLPDAIPDKGKVLNQISVFWFKQMESIVKNHIISTDVNDYPQEFHKYKDQLDGRSMLVKKAEPMAVECIVRGYISGSGWKSYQSEGHVCNIKLPQGLKESDKLETPLFTPSTKAEIGDHDINIGFDEAVNIIGKETAEKLRDLSLEIYNRGAAFALEKGIIIADTKFEFGLLDGEIILIDEILTPDSSRFWPLDDYAPGRGQKSFDKQTVRDWLTNSGWDKTPPGPSLPQDIIDNTSKTYKEIFTRLTGNTI
- a CDS encoding ParB/RepB/Spo0J family partition protein, whose protein sequence is MTFTDIPVSEIDLSDTGFRVTGPNQNIESLSASISQYGIAVAPLVLHIWDKYIVVSGFRRIEAALHAKVSRITCRVMPVGKESDAAISAVTENAFSRELSASELVRATGLLLRFMDAKDIARNAASLFNRPMNTGYINTLAGIYAMPDAVLDLLDDNKISIKACKFLMSMDAETQTEFLLLFSRIKVSSGIQMEIITWTKEICALEKISPATLIRQSPLGTRGNHAPQADGHRDMNALGKQFKAFLAQRRFPVLTAAKDNAREKINGFGLDAGLQLAVPENFEGMVYTMQLAFKNVDEFKAQLNRLTELANRSEFKDLMDNKI